One stretch of Oncorhynchus tshawytscha isolate Ot180627B linkage group LG19, Otsh_v2.0, whole genome shotgun sequence DNA includes these proteins:
- the LOC112218771 gene encoding V-type proton ATPase subunit E 1, with the protein MALSDADVQKQIKHMMAFIEQEANEKAEEIDAKAEEEFNIEKGRLVQTQRLKIMEYYEKKEKQIDQQKKIQMSNLMNLARLKVLKARDDMISDLLTEARQRLANIAKDPARYPALLEGLVLQGFYQLLEPKVIIRCRQQDIAMVQAAVQKNIPIYKAAVKSKIEVGIDQDRHLSPDISGGIEMYNANGKIKVANTLESRLDLMAQQMMPEVRTALFGANPNRKFLD; encoded by the exons ATGGCGCTCAGTGATGCCGACGTACAGAAACAG ATCAAGCATATGATGGCCTTCATTGAACAGGAAGCCAATGAGAAAGCAGAAGAAATTGATGCAAAG GCAGAAGAGGAGTTCAACATTGAGAAGGGccgtctggtgcagacacaaaggCTCAAGATCATGGAGTACTATGAGAAAAAAGAAAAGCAGATCGACCAGCAGAAGAAAAT TCAGATGTCCAACCTGATGAACCTGGCTCGACTGAAGGTGCTGAAAGCTCGTGATGACATGATTTCG GATCTGCTAACTGAGGCTCGTCAGAGGCTGGCTAACATTGCCAAGGACCCGGCGAGGTACCCTGCCTTGTTGGAGGGGCTAGTTCTGCAG GGATTCTACCAACTGCTGGAGCCCAAAGTGATAATTCGCTGCCGGCAGCAGGACATTGCCATGGTGCAG GCTGCTGTTCAGAAAAATATCCCCATCTATAAAGCTGCTGTGAAGAGCAAAATTGAAGTCGGCATTGACCAAGACCGGCACCTTTCACCAGACAT CTCTGGAGGTATTGAGATGTACAACGCTAATGGGAAGATCAAGGTAGCCAACACCCTGGAGAGCAGGCTAGACCTCATGGCCCAGCAG ATGATGCCTGAGGTCAGAACGGCTCTGTTCGGTGCCAACCCGAACCGTAAGTTTTTGGACTAA